Proteins from one Flavobacterium sp. N2038 genomic window:
- a CDS encoding DNA-directed RNA polymerase subunit alpha → MAIFNFQKPDKVIMIDSTDFEGKFEFRPLEPGYGLTVGNALRRVLLSALEGYAITSVRIEGVDHEFSTISGVVEDVTEIILNLKQVRFKRQIEDIDNEAVTISVSGKDQLTAGDFQKFISGFQVLNPDLVICNLDSKIKLNFDLTIEKGRGYVPAEENKKQNAAIGTIFTDSIFTPVKNVKYAIENFRVEQKTDYEKLVFEIKTDGSINPKDALTEAAKVLIHHFMLFSDERITLEADEIAQTESYDEESLHMRQLLKTKLVDMDLSVRALNCLKAAEVDTLGDLVSFNKNDLMKFRNFGKKSLTELDELVAVKNLTFGMDLAKYKLDKE, encoded by the coding sequence ATGGCAATATTTAATTTTCAAAAGCCCGATAAAGTTATCATGATCGATTCAACCGATTTTGAAGGTAAATTCGAATTTAGACCTTTGGAACCTGGTTATGGATTGACTGTTGGTAATGCACTTAGAAGAGTTTTGCTTTCAGCATTAGAAGGTTATGCAATTACATCGGTTCGTATCGAGGGTGTAGATCATGAGTTTTCTACTATTTCAGGTGTTGTTGAAGATGTTACCGAAATTATCCTTAATCTTAAACAAGTACGTTTCAAACGTCAGATTGAAGATATAGATAATGAAGCAGTTACAATTTCTGTTTCTGGTAAAGATCAGTTAACGGCAGGTGATTTCCAGAAATTTATTTCAGGTTTCCAAGTTCTGAACCCAGATCTTGTTATCTGTAATTTAGATTCTAAAATCAAATTGAACTTCGATTTAACAATCGAAAAAGGTAGAGGATACGTTCCTGCTGAGGAGAACAAAAAACAAAATGCAGCAATTGGTACTATTTTTACAGATTCTATTTTTACTCCGGTAAAAAATGTAAAATATGCAATTGAAAACTTCCGTGTTGAACAAAAAACGGATTACGAAAAATTAGTTTTTGAAATTAAAACTGATGGTTCTATTAATCCTAAAGATGCTCTTACTGAGGCTGCTAAAGTTTTAATTCACCACTTCATGTTATTTTCTGACGAAAGAATTACACTCGAGGCTGACGAAATTGCACAAACAGAATCGTATGATGAAGAGTCATTGCATATGAGACAATTGCTTAAAACTAAGCTTGTTGATATGGATTTATCTGTTAGAGCATTAAATTGCTTGAAAGCGGCTGAAGTTGATACACTTGGTGATTTAGTATCGTTCAATAAAAATGACCTAATGAAATTCCGTAATTTTGGTAAAAAATCTTTAACTGAACTTGATGAACTTGTTGCAGTGAAGAATTTAACTTTCGGAATGGATTTAGCTAAATACAAATTAGATAAAGAATAA
- the rplQ gene encoding 50S ribosomal protein L17: protein MRHGKKFNHLSRQTGHRKAMLANMACSLIEHKRINTTVAKAKALKQFVEPLITKSKEDTTHNRRIVFAYLRSKYAVTDLFRDVAAKVGDRPGGYTRIIKVGNRLGDNADMAMIELVDFNELYNGGKKEVKKAKSRRGGKAKKAEGTPEAPAAEAETTTEASE from the coding sequence ATGAGACACGGAAAAAAATTCAACCACTTAAGCAGACAGACTGGACATAGAAAAGCTATGTTAGCTAATATGGCTTGTTCTCTTATTGAGCACAAACGTATTAACACTACTGTTGCTAAAGCTAAAGCGCTTAAACAATTTGTTGAGCCTTTAATTACAAAATCAAAAGAAGATACGACTCACAACCGTCGTATTGTTTTTGCTTACTTACGTAGTAAATATGCTGTAACTGACTTGTTCAGAGATGTAGCTGCTAAAGTTGGTGACCGTCCAGGTGGATACACTCGTATCATTAAAGTTGGAAATCGTTTGGGAGATAATGCTGATATGGCAATGATCGAACTTGTAGATTTCAATGAACTTTACAATGGTGGTAAAAAAGAAGTTAAAAAAGCAAAAAGCCGTCGTGGTGGTAAAGCTAAAAAAGCGGAAGGTACTCCTGAAGCTCCAGCAGCTGAAGCAGAAACGACTACTGAAGCTTCTGAATAA
- the carA gene encoding glutamine-hydrolyzing carbamoyl-phosphate synthase small subunit, whose protein sequence is MKYTTRQSAILLLSDGTIFHGKSIGISGKTFGEVCFNTGMTGYQEIFTDPSYFGQIMVATNAHIGNYGVNDLEVESDSIKIAGLVCKNFSFNYSREMASGSLEDYFTKQNLICISDVDTRALVSYIRDNGAMNAVICTDGTSIEDLKKELANVPNMEGLELASKVSTTEPYFFGDENATYKVSALDLGIKKNILRNLAKRDCYIKVFPYNSTYKDLSEFNPDGYFLSNGPGDPDPLFGAIEVAKDILANDKPLFGICLGHQVIALANGVQTYKMFNGHRGINHPVKNVITGRGEITSQNHGFAVNKEQLDNHPELEITHLHLNDGTVAGMRMKNKNCFSVQYHPEASPGPHDSSYLFDQFVENIKLSIAKTM, encoded by the coding sequence ATGAAATACACAACACGACAAAGCGCCATTTTATTACTAAGTGATGGGACTATTTTTCACGGAAAATCTATCGGAATTAGCGGTAAGACTTTTGGTGAAGTATGTTTTAATACTGGAATGACGGGATATCAGGAAATATTTACAGATCCTTCGTATTTTGGTCAAATTATGGTAGCTACTAATGCTCACATTGGAAATTACGGAGTTAATGATTTAGAAGTTGAATCTGATAGCATTAAAATTGCTGGTTTGGTTTGTAAAAACTTTAGTTTTAACTATTCTCGTGAAATGGCTTCAGGAAGTTTGGAAGATTATTTTACAAAACAGAATTTAATCTGTATTTCTGATGTTGATACACGTGCGCTTGTTAGCTATATTCGTGATAATGGAGCGATGAATGCTGTTATTTGTACTGATGGGACTTCTATCGAAGATTTGAAAAAAGAGTTGGCAAATGTGCCAAACATGGAAGGTTTAGAGTTGGCTTCAAAAGTATCAACTACTGAGCCTTATTTTTTTGGAGATGAAAATGCTACATATAAAGTTTCGGCATTAGATCTTGGAATTAAAAAGAATATTTTAAGAAATTTAGCGAAAAGAGATTGTTATATTAAGGTATTTCCATATAACTCGACTTATAAAGATTTGTCAGAATTTAATCCAGATGGTTATTTCTTGTCAAACGGTCCTGGAGATCCAGATCCTCTTTTTGGTGCCATTGAAGTTGCAAAAGATATTCTGGCAAACGATAAACCTTTGTTTGGAATTTGTCTGGGACATCAGGTAATTGCTTTGGCAAACGGAGTTCAGACTTACAAAATGTTTAATGGGCACCGAGGTATAAATCATCCTGTAAAAAATGTTATAACAGGAAGAGGTGAAATTACTTCTCAAAATCATGGTTTTGCTGTGAATAAAGAGCAATTAGACAATCATCCTGAATTAGAAATTACACATTTGCATTTGAATGATGGAACAGTTGCAGGAATGCGTATGAAAAACAAAAACTGTTTTTCTGTGCAATATCATCCGGAAGCAAGCCCGGGACCACATGATTCGTCTTATTTGTTCGATCAGTTTGTAGAGAATATAAAACTATCTATCGCTAAAACGATGTAG